In the Hermetia illucens chromosome 1, iHerIll2.2.curated.20191125, whole genome shotgun sequence genome, AGTGGAACTGGCCGTCTATGATGATGAGAATTGAaacgcggggggggggggggggaggatagTAGCTTGCCAGAAGGATTGAGATGTGAGGAGCTTTATGATCgcagcaatccaggataaactacgAAAAGCGAATGAAGTGAGGAGAGCACGGTTACGAACGCCGCTCATAGAAGAAGTTGGGCCTAGGTAGAGAACAAACCCCACCTCGTAATGTAATACCTGATGGTtgttccactgggcagggaagcAGACGAGGTTGGTTGTAGTCGGTAAAAGTTCCCCGCTCTGGCATGTCCAATccagtcttttgaaaatttcccggCTCTTTTTTTAGGAGAaaggcagacaaacagagatTGAACCGATTTGAGTAAGGTCTCatataaaaccttaacaagtgGCGACGTCAAATGGTATCTCCAGTGTAGTTCTGAAGCTTCAATTTAGAAGGAAGCGGGGCTTACATTCAATGCACCAATGTCTTTTCAGTATATTTGGAATAGCGGGGAAGCTGCTCCAGAAGTccattaattgaagtaataaaaacttgttgtttctttttcgttggtgtgggtatttattcttgcaaataccgatatttcgggaaccacttgttcccttcataatcgttggaaacaccgcataatttcactctgatagtCCATTAAGCTTAGACTGATTGATGAGGTTCGTATCACCTGTCAAAAAAGAACATGGTTTTGGTGCGGGGTAATCCACATGTCACGAACCGCGTCCTATCTACGAGGTCCAGGAAGTAAAACGGAGAATGAAGGTCACATTGCGGCTAGCTTGTCTACCTATCCTTGCTGTTGGATATCTGAAATATCTGATATGATGGTttgatgtgtatgtatatgcgtATGATGAAAGCGAAATCAGAATATTTTTAGACCTCGCACTTTCATCATATCCACCATACTGAGAATGGTTCTGCGGAAAGTCAGTGGATGAATGACTGActgtggaaaaaatcgaagtagtgtTATGACCAATGGGAGAATCTCCACAGTGCTTCCCTCACAAATAGTAGAGGTGACATCGGGTCCAAACCGGTTATGAAATAGCTTGAAATAGTTCAACGGCAGGAACCTTTATGAACAGCATACACCTACCCCTATGTCCCGAAGCCAGTGATATCAGTAATCacaggagttattccgatcgttCTGTTGGTCACGAAACCTGAAACGAgtcaggaaactggaagctagacgcttcaggtatgaaaagttttgtgtatttcttttataaagacatttgagtgtgcatttgccccattagcacgtagcacctaatatatatatgcgcatattatgtgagaatattcattttaagccttgaatttgcaaagaagcaactaGTTTgagcttttataactttgttagtaatagcgcgatttccaccaaacttggtaagatcatgcgcTATGTTACACCCTACATTGTTtggtggtgctagaatgaaattaaagggggttttgtagccaattactaaaaattatagtaatatagtattattaatgttatttggacagatatcggtatctagggtatttcggagtctaagcacaatatagtggcagcttcctgatttttgccAAAGTTTTGGGTTGACCCCCCGTACTCTCCACTtttacaacaaatgtcaaaactaagaccgaattcgaaaaataataaccgagacccttcatttgattcgccacataactatatttgatgaaaaaaaaatttaaaccccCTTTTGCtagccttaaattcgatgtagaattatgtaattcagtgcatgtgtgagcgttcacagttcccaccttcccaccaaattcggtaTAGATCACTACAACTGTCTCCGGGAAAAATGttgaacagacggacagacagacagtaaaccgaatttaataaggttttgttttacgcacttaaaaaaaacaagaaaatagaGGACTAGTCGCAACCTTGTGAGATTGGGTCAAGGGGTATATTACAAAGCTCGTAAAAGATATAGGACCGTGGTTCAGTTGTAGGCGAGGCGGGTTTGGTTACCGAATAACCGAATTATTTAGTGGGTGCGGGCAATCTTGAACTTTTCTGCCCAATATTAGGAAATTACGGTCGTTCACAATAGCTGTCTGCCTTTCTTCTTCTGTAGATGGTGGGTTCGGCGTCATCAATATTTCCTTTCCGGAGCGAGGGAAGGCAACAAGACGTGAAATGTGGAACGGAATGGGAGAAATGACAAAAAAGCTGAGGCGTCCTGAATGACGGGTTATGTGCTCCTAGACTGTCTAACCTGTTGTAATGTGTCGAACCGTTAAAGGTTAGTGTCTCAGATGGAGACTGCTTTAACTGGAAATCTATCTTAGACAGGAGTCTCACTTTTTCTTCGCAAAAAACCACGGAGTATGCCTCCACCTCAAAGAGCATTGAGAACGATGCCCCTGCGTTAACGACTTTCGCTACTCTTTTCATCTATCCTGTTTTCTTCTGCCATCATCTTGCTTATCACAAAACTCGTAAGAGACATCTAGCTATGGTTCAGTTGTAGGCATGGTGAAGTCACTTCCATTACTGTTCGACTATCAGTTTGTTAAATGCCCCCTTTTTCAGAAGTTTTTACACTTATTAGAAAGAAATCCAACTTTATAATAAATGGCATACTCGTCGCTAGAGCGGTTGGCTTCCTATGCACCACCACCACTTTGGCGTCAttcgagaaaaatgaaaaagtttcaaaatttccaatcGAAGTCGTTTGTACAGATTGCACGAACAGCTTTGCGATATTTGACATCTTTTAAAAGggactttcttctttttcagatcATTTAAACGAATTGGAGCGAGGAATCAAGTCAGCAACAAAGAGGTGTGTAGCCACCACGTATGTAGTGTTAGTTGCAATAGTGGTACCTATTGATGATGTACTGAGCTTTATACGCCCACAAGCTGTAAGGTGgacaaaattttgaatatttccgtAACTAAACAATCACATTCATTTAGAGCGGATGGTGCGGAGGTGTCATAGAAATAACCCTGTTTAACATCACATTTCCCGGTTCCGCCTTGAAGAAAAACTGGCTTACTGGAGGCTTTAATGTGAAGAAATTGTTCATCAGTAACTCCGAACTAAAAGCAATTGAAAGCgatgcattcaaatcacccgTTTTCAGACAACTTACTGAGCTTGAAATTTCTTATGCTAGTATTGCTTTCTTGAAAAAAGGATCTTTTGACCATTTAACATCACTGACGAATCTAAAACTAGATCACAGTGTCAAtgatttttccacagaatactTAGATGGAATACAAAATAACATTAAGCAAATCGAAATCCATGGTGTTTCAGACTTGCATGCGCCGAATGAGTTATTTGGAAGCCTCCTGTTACCAAAATTACAAACGTTGGATTTAGGAAATAACAACTTTGGTGACACCATTAATGAGAGTACATTCCAAAATGTAACTCCATcatctattttaaatttaactGATTGTAAAATCAGCTCACTACATCCTAGAACATTCAAAGTGAACCGTGCAGGCCCTGCGTCCTTATACTTGGAGaataataatctgaaaaaagtttCAGATGAGGTTTTTGAACCGATGGTTGAGCGCTATATACGCTTCACAATTACACTTAGAGGAAATCCTTGGAATTGTACATATGAACTTTTACCCTTAATTAAACTTATAACGGAAAATGAACGTGTCTACGCTGATAACCCAAAATGTGCATCCCCTCCTGAATTCGCAGGCAAAGAATTGCACCCAGATATTTTCGTGACTCTTCCAGCTACAACTACTACTGAGGGTTCAATATCATCGACCACAAGTACCACTAAACCGATCACAACTACAACCGAGATGCCTTGGCCCACTTTAACAACTACTGCTGAGGGCTCAATATCACCAACTGCAAACACCACGTTCACTACAACAACCGAGATGTCTAGCCCCATTTCAACGACTAGTACTGAGGGTTCAACATCATCCACTACAATCACAACTAATGCGatcacaacaacaacagctaCAGCAGAAGGCTCAATATCGTCAACTATATCAACTCCAAACACTACGATCACTACCGAGATGTTTATCCCCATTTCAACAACTACCACTAAGGGTCCAACGATCTCTACAACAACCCAGATTCCTGCATCCACTTCAACGAAAGATCCCGAAGAAAGCAGTCTAACAGAAATAGTATGTGAGGATCATGTAGAGGATATATGCACACCTGGATCATGTGACTCGAAGTCGATTTTGTATGTCAAGGAAATGGacataaaattcaatatttccaAGGTTTCATCCAGAGCAGTACAGATAACTATCGAGAGACCTGCAAaagatttttcaattgtttgGTTCACTCCTGCAATTAAGGATTTCAACAAAGTTCAGAATCATTATACAGAACACAACTTAGGATGTGTAGAGCTGGAAATGCAGAATTTTACAATACAGGGTCTTGAGTTAGGAGCTGTTTATATATTTTGCATTGTTAAGGGAAACGACGCTGAAATGACTCCTCTGAACTGTCGGTCCCATCTTGTGGAAGTGGACTGCAACGAAACTGATTTATTAGATCCAGAAAGTAAAACGGCACTAGTTTGGTCTGTAGTAAGTATACTGGCTGCAGTCCTTCTAGGAGCTGTTACCATGTTCTGTGTTATCCAATTCAACCCCGCCTTATTGAAAGGAACCAAACGGATCGTGATACTGGCCAAGAATACGGCTGAAGTTCCCATTATTCCCAAAGGAAAAAGTAAATCTGACAAAGTTTTGGGAATGAATTCAATTAAACGGTAGGGTCACTTGGGtttagatatttcatttctgctAACTAATTTTCTTGCTACACTTTCAGAAATATCTCTGATAGACGACTGTCCTCAGTTAGTACAGAGAGCACCCGCGAGTACACAGTTTCAGATTATGAAGTGATATCCAGCCAATTGGCTACCACGATACGTAAAGATAGTTTGAACTTCGAACGACTTCAAACAAATTCTCCACCTCCTCTACCGAAAATATTATCTGAGGGAAGTGTACCGCAGTTGACGATACAAAGTGATAAATTGGAGTGTGCTGTCCAGTCAAATGAAGATTATTATGTTCTCAACAGTCGAGCATAAAAGTTTGCTGGATTTCTTTCTTTTAGTATCCAAGAAAGTTATTTCACCATTATCAAACATAAATTTTACTTTGTTAATTTCAGGTTTCGAATAAAGTTCAAAGAGTTTTAATTGATAAGTTAAAAATTAGTATTTTCAGAGCAACAGATTTGGGACCCTTGATTATTAGCTTCCGTAAACAAATCAATGAATCTTTTTCTGTTACGCGATTAGGTGAGCTTAACTCGAAATCCAATGAATTATGTTCATTTTTAAAGAAAGATCTACTTTGATTATACGTTTTACCGTTCTGCTTTTACTTATCAgctttatatggttgccatttaccctttgGTGGATTATAGCGCGTCGCCCACACTTACGCGCCATcgcacctccccccccccccccccgccccccccccaccTTCCAAAACGCACTCCTTCggtactgttctgcgccaagtcctCTTCGGGCGACCCATTTGTCGggcattttgggagagtggattccattgatTGCGTAGTAATGTAATTATAGACCCTACTTCATGTGTGACACTACTGCGTGATAACATCGTTTACGGGTGACGGGCCTATGCGTccaccaaattcttcgtttgaaatagtatcaggccagtgtaTACTGATGATGCGACGCAGACAGGATTTACCCAAGGCTTGGAGCGTTCGAGTAGCAATGGTTCCATGTGCTGCGCAGCTGGCGACCAGAGCAATACCGAAAAGTCTCCGATGCAGTCTCACTCCCGCGCGCCTTCAACGGACCAATGTAAGAAGCCTCCTCTGCAGATTCCCAATTGCAACACAACTGTCCAAACCCCTCCATTTTCCGCCAGTGATCTAAACCCTGCACTTCATCCACTCGTGCCAGTGGCCTCGAGTTAAAGGTGGTCTTCTCACCAAAACAACGGTTTCTTTTCAGGCTAGCGTTGACCACTTCCTTGTACGAGGTACTGGAGTACATAAAATGTTGGCTCACTTTCTCAATTATATTGTGTCAGACTGACAAAAGACACCAAACCAGATCGAGTGATAGCTTCTTTTGTCACTTATCCGCACGAATGTGACTCAATCGGCAATCCTTCTTTCTGGCTTGTGTATTCATTAAGCCGTACAAGCGACCAgctcgcgggtaaatttcagggctgCTGGCCTGTCCCCCCGATCAAAGCAactggttttgtgttcattgtccgcctgttttatcaaaatgtaaggggcctAAGAACGAAGCTGGCCATCAATATATCCGCTTTGGCTCCGCAATATCATAAAACTTATATTTCTGAAATCTGGCTTGACGATTAAAAACGAAACTCGTAACTCCCCGGAGGCTGCGTTATGGAAATCCACTGGCCGTTTGTTAAtatctaattgcaataaaaagtcAATCCCGCGCCGAATCCTTCTTTTCCTCCACTGGCTCACCTTATGATTGGGTTACCCTGTTGTATCTTGTATGTACGTTCCCTGCCCTTCTCAGCTGtaagaagaattgtttgacagcttGTCGGAATTCTTTACTGTAacattcccttccctccctttcttccactgtggagattttaacctcccatACTCGCGTGGCCTAACCATCTTTGCCTTtctattccttccaacaacctctttcattttttcccttcttctcatttttttatGAACACTGGTTCTGCCTTGAATTTCAACACTTCAAATAACTTCTTGAACCGTACTCCCGATATTTTTTTCATCCTCTCCGAGCGCCACCTCTATATATTTCCTTGCGTCAAAATTGATGCTCAAatcacttgaatttgaagcgaagCTCCGTTGTTCAAATTCCGAAATTGCGCTTAAACGTGTTAAGTTCAATTTCCGCgaagccaactttgacggtctcaaGTCAAGTTTAGCGCCAATCAATTGGGATCACGTATTACCTAATTCAACGTGTGATCAAACCATTGGCACCATTTATAATATCCTGTCCAATCTCCTTTCCTGTTATACCCCCTTTTCTCCTATTTGTCTCCGTTTTtaacccaacttggttcacaacgaagATTCTTAAAAACGTCCGGGAcctttcgggcttctaagaatgactaTACGCCTCACTGTAAGGTCTAcgattaaacaagtcgaaaccggaagctcggcgctttagTTAGGAatcgttttgttgatttttatttaataatatttgggCACGCGATGGATTCATTTATACGTAGCTGGTAGTGGATATTCATTGAACATAACCGAAATTTAATTCGAAGTGCTACTGACATTTCTTCTCTTCGAGAGTACCAATTTGACTCAGGAGAGGTCACTTTGACcagcaataactttgttaataatagttaaacttccaccaaattttccagtataatGCTTCATATTAACGCCTGTATTAAGTAGTTAATGAATTAATTTAACAGGTCTAAGATGAGCTTAaggtgggttcttagcaaattctaaaaatatattaatatcctattatttacttttgtatgtatgtagggTATTTGGGGGTTAGGTGTCCTATAGGGCATCATCatcactttttcagattttttcggtgcGTTGCTCCTGAGAATGGCCCTTTAATTTAAGTGACCCTTTTAGGGCCGCCTTAAAAATTAATAtctgattcggaaagtactaatcgaaacgttTAATCCCATATGATTATATTCGGCGAGAAAGAAGTGTGCGTATCCCGTCTTAAATCCAACGTAGCATGATGCTACTCACGGcgtgcgtgggcgttcacagttgccatctttccaccaaagttaATATCACGAGGGGTAACCATTCCTGAGAAAGAACCGTGTGGACAACCGAGaaatagacagacagtcagacagtaagccgattttaaaaagTGCATAAAAGATATTTGTTGAGCATCGAGGCCGTCCTTGTCCGCGATAACTTGAAACCGTTTTGGTCCACACTTGCTATCTCCGTAATCCCATCCAACCTTTCTCTTCTTCCATCATATTTGCCGTTGCCGACTCTGTTTTTACTTCTCATCCGTATTCAATCTCTCGATGGCTGCGCTTTATACGTCTCTTCTAAATGctgactgctccgaatctctcgccattcctctACTCGCGccttccttagttgagttcctcattggtaatcttgacactAACGTCGGACCTggtcccgatgggcttcctaatgtTTTCCTTTCTAACTGTAAATAAGAGTGGAGAACCTTCATTAGCTGCGAACTAGGTTCTCCCATCCTTTTCCTTCAAAATTCTCgagagatacgtcaacgactggctgATCGCGCACTTCGGTTATCTCATTATGAAAGAACAGCATAGGTTCGTGAAACATCGATCTACTGTTTCAAACCTTCTGTTCTTTACTAACTTCACTGCTAAATTCTTTAATAGACGATGGGAAGTACACATTATTTATGCCGATTTCactaaagcctttgacaccgttgactaAACTTTGCCTAATCAACTTCttcactgaatgtcagcaaatatgCTAGGAGATATGCGATTCACTTAAACTCTCTTCAATATCCTCCCCTTACTCTCTTGGCGgataacccctttcactactgatctTCTTTCAAAACCTTGGTATAATCCTCGATGACAAACATCGTTTCAGTTTCCACTTCATTGACATCGTCAACGGCACTTCCAGAATGTCTGTTTTtccctacgttcctcctccttaTTAACCTCAATCCAACCTTGAATattgttttttgagaatgatggggtgctaagtccgcatcaacttaatgctggaccggaccaaatggggagcaacttactccctctttcctgatCCACGCACCCCTCGCTTactgcttgcacccaaactttacaaaaaatgtcaagcgatgacggctttacggtttcttaccagggcagagccagatcgtcagacgctgcctcacctctgctctgggagcagcgtgaccgtagcggctcgcagatgttccaggattattttaggtattatctttgcgacggcagggaacaCGTAAAATCCTCCCCTCCCCCCAGCTACCACACTCAAACAGGACTTTCTCTGCGATCTTAACTATCTTCTTGTTATACCTTCTGGGAAAGATGTGGGATTCAAAAGGTTTCTTTATAAGTGGAAGTAGTAGATATGCAGTAACAaacagcaggtgcagcgatgaataactTTGCGCTGAGACCGTCAAGTCTTGTGGCGTTACTATATTCAAGTACATTGATGGCtgtaatgatttctcttctttctGGTTGGAACATCAGTCCGCATGTTTCGAAGGCCTGCCATTCCATCCATAGTGGAACTTCACTGGACGTAACA is a window encoding:
- the LOC119647181 gene encoding uncharacterized protein LOC119647181 → MCRTVKDHLNELERGIKSATKRCVATTYVVLVAIVVPIDDVLSFIRPQASGWCGGVIEITLFNITFPGSALKKNWLTGGFNVKKLFISNSELKAIESDAFKSPVFRQLTELEISYASIAFLKKGSFDHLTSLTNLKLDHSVNDFSTEYLDGIQNNIKQIEIHGVSDLHAPNELFGSLLLPKLQTLDLGNNNFGDTINESTFQNVTPSSILNLTDCKISSLHPRTFKVNRAGPASLYLENNNLKKVSDEVFEPMVERYIRFTITLRGNPWNCTYELLPLIKLITENERVYADNPKCASPPEFAGKELHPDIFVTLPATTTTEGSISSTTSTTKPITTTTEMPWPTLTTTAEGSISPTANTTFTTTTEMSSPISTTSTEGSTSSTTITTNAITTTTATAEGSISSTISTPNTTITTEMFIPISTTTTKGPTISTTTQIPASTSTKDPEESSLTEIVCEDHVEDICTPGSCDSKSILYVKEMDIKFNISKVSSRAVQITIERPAKDFSIVWFTPAIKDFNKVQNHYTEHNLGCVELEMQNFTIQGLELGAVYIFCIVKGNDAEMTPLNCRSHLVEVDCNETDLLDPESKTALVWSVVSILAAVLLGAVTMFCVIQFNPALLKGTKRIVILAKNTAEVPIIPKGKSKSDKVLGMNSIKRNISDRRLSSVSTESTREYTVSDYEVISSQLATTIRKDSLNFERLQTNSPPPLPKILSEGSVPQLTIQSDKLECAVQSNEDYYVLNSRA